In Antedon mediterranea chromosome 10, ecAntMedi1.1, whole genome shotgun sequence, one genomic interval encodes:
- the LOC140060641 gene encoding transmembrane protein 26-like, with protein MVVQEEEASLRSTLLSKKVGRGLMARGLFTAHAMLCVYKVAFFVENSKLWLLLLLLGTMYIEFIVLVIIRKGKEWKWFFVSILCYLMVVIPSIWLLEKDVLDARLAVKMNDDEDCGVSELSTNNTIDFLLLFGLDGTSENWSLILQQLLIFVLIIGRWILPRGDLTGDQLSQLLLVYIGSGADILEFASEGLRLDEIKCDITIIYVILTIWTISLLQFTLPLTAKTRRRPIARAGGVRKIRNGMATCCATEVWSIIVVVMTQDAPFLVVRMYLLISKNVVNELLIFFACKNILTILLQGNRFRTIMKERIEIRRSRRNRFAVRWVGATHAQSGEQHQKDPESEIEDQNDADYGNPVSEKVNDIETGIIETPQQDMDNGNVDEL; from the exons ATGGTGGTCCAAGAAGAAGAAGCTTCGTTGAGATCCACGTTGCTGTCAAAAAAAGTCGGAAGAGGACTGATGGCCAGAGGTCTATTTACGGCACATGCTATGTTATGTGTGTACAAGGTGGCATTCTTTGTGGAAAATAGCAAGCTATGGTTACTGTTACTTTTGTTGGGTACAATGTACATTGAATTTATTGTCTTGGTTATAATTCGGAAAGGAAAAGAATGGAAATG GTTTTTTGTATCTATATTATGTTACCTGATGGTTGTAATCCCCTCTATTTGGCTTTTGGAAAAAGACGTGCTAGACGCCAGACTTGCGGTCAAGATGAACGACGATGAAGATTGTGGAGTGTCAGAGCTGTCTACCAACAATACGATAGACTTTCTCTTGCTATTTGGATTGGAT GGTACATCAGAGAATTGGTCCCTGATTCTTCAGCAGTTACTGATATTCGTCCTTATAATTGGTCGTTGGATTCTTCCTCGTGGCGACCTAACTGGTGACCAACTTTCACAACTTCTTCTAGTGTACATCGGCAGCGGCGCAGACATCTTAGAGTTCGCATCTGAAGGACTACGACTGGACGAAATTAAATGCGACATAACTATTATATATGTGATATTAACAATTTGGACAATTAGCCTGTTGCAGTTCACGCTACCTTTGACGGCGAAAACACGTCGGCGGCCAATTGCTAGAGCAGGCGGCGTCCGGAAAATACGGAATGGTATGGCTACTTGCTGCGCGACGGAGGTCTGGTCGATAATTGTTGTTGTAATGACACAAGACGCACCGTTTCTTGTCGTTCGAATGTATCTTCTAATCAGTAAAAATGTAGTAAACGAACTTCTTATCTTTTTCGcctgtaaaaatattttaacaattctGCTTCAAGGAAATCGCTTCCGCACaataatgaaagaaagaatTGAAATACGAAGATCAAGACGGAACCGTTTTGCAGTGAGGTGGGTAGGCGCTACGCATGCGCAAAGCGGCGAACAGCATCAAAAAGATCCTGAAAGTGAAATTGAAGATCAAAATGACGCGGACTATGGAAATCCAGTGTCAGAAAAAGTAAATGACATAGAGACTGGAATAATTGAAACACCACAGCAGGATATGGACAATGGCAACGTTGATGAATTATGA
- the LOC140060665 gene encoding uncharacterized protein isoform X1 has translation MSGEMQRGVGEEHNNRPTELQGNLDSGLTRSALSNGQEHPDGRSWNDFVKDSTETIDDSVIGLVVSKPTNNSADMDQSAIDRESDEDNESNSSTVVGGDADDELSPSPALKRRTKKPTNDSPSAAVEEDQECRQIAEMIKGRMKTKSLAEKPGAAASNIDPLPTIEVVENADSPFNVKSEGKDVKKECVQKKQPLSSIFAQIKGNSPSAAAADETGPTRGRENSVFAPMAKAPMAASAAMVTGLKKWQIRSKSSDLTNTFSKHPTHMADIRENWKAERTRLPFPIMLQIQQEAEPILQNIVRTYKSALGSKHKLTLQAVAKLEQMKLQIHGDGVYT, from the exons ATGTCAGGTGAGATGCAGCGTGGTGTTGGAGAAGAgcacaataataggcctactgagtTACAAGGCAACCTTGATTctgg ccTAACCAGGTCGGCTCTTTCGAATGGCCAAGAACACCCAGATGGTCGATCGTGGAACGATTTTGTAAAAGATTCAACGGAGACAATTGATGATTCCGTTATAGGCCTAGTTGTAAGTAAG CCGACGAACAACTCAGCAGACATGGATCAGTCGGCGATCGACAGAGAATCGGACGAGGATAACGAATCCAACAGTAGTACAGTCGTTGGGGGTGACGCCGATGATGAATTGTCCCCAAGCCCAGCTTTAAAACGTCGAACTAAAAAACCAAC AAACGACTCTCCCTCTGCGGCGGTGGAGGAGGACCAAGAGTGTAGACAGATCGCAGAGATGATAAAGGGTAGGATGAAAACAAAGTCTTTAGCAGAAAAACCAGGTGCTGCTGCTTCGAACATAGATCCATTGCCGACCATCGAGGTAGTGGAGAATGCTGACTCACCATTTAATGTTAAATCGGAAGG aaaagATGTCAAGAAGGAATGTGTACAGAAAAAACAGCCGCTGTCTTCTATTTTTGCTCAGATAAAAG GGAATTCCCCTTCTGCTGCAGCGGCGGACGAAACTGGGCCAACAAGG GGACGTGAAAACAGTGTATTTGCACCAATGGCAAAAG CACCGATGGCAGCTTCGGCCGCAATGGTTACAGGCctaaaaaaatggcaaataaGATCGAAAAGTTCGGATCTAACCAATACATTTTCCAAG CACCCGACTCACATGGCCGACATCCGAGAGAATTGGAAAGCAGAAAGAACCCGTCTGCCATTTCCGATAATGTTACAAATTCAACAAGAAGCGGAACCTATTTTACAGAACATTGTTCGCACTTACAAGTCTGCTCTAGGTTCGAAACACAAACTTACTCTACAGGCTGTAGCTAAATTAGAACAAATGAAACTTCAAATACACGGAGATGGTGTTTATACTTAA
- the LOC140060665 gene encoding uncharacterized protein isoform X2 gives MSGEMQRGVGEEHNNRPTELQGNLDSGLTRSALSNGQEHPDGRSWNDFVKDSTETIDDSVIGLVPTNNSADMDQSAIDRESDEDNESNSSTVVGGDADDELSPSPALKRRTKKPTNDSPSAAVEEDQECRQIAEMIKGRMKTKSLAEKPGAAASNIDPLPTIEVVENADSPFNVKSEGKDVKKECVQKKQPLSSIFAQIKGNSPSAAAADETGPTRGRENSVFAPMAKAPMAASAAMVTGLKKWQIRSKSSDLTNTFSKHPTHMADIRENWKAERTRLPFPIMLQIQQEAEPILQNIVRTYKSALGSKHKLTLQAVAKLEQMKLQIHGDGVYT, from the exons ATGTCAGGTGAGATGCAGCGTGGTGTTGGAGAAGAgcacaataataggcctactgagtTACAAGGCAACCTTGATTctgg ccTAACCAGGTCGGCTCTTTCGAATGGCCAAGAACACCCAGATGGTCGATCGTGGAACGATTTTGTAAAAGATTCAACGGAGACAATTGATGATTCCGTTATAGGCCTAGTT CCGACGAACAACTCAGCAGACATGGATCAGTCGGCGATCGACAGAGAATCGGACGAGGATAACGAATCCAACAGTAGTACAGTCGTTGGGGGTGACGCCGATGATGAATTGTCCCCAAGCCCAGCTTTAAAACGTCGAACTAAAAAACCAAC AAACGACTCTCCCTCTGCGGCGGTGGAGGAGGACCAAGAGTGTAGACAGATCGCAGAGATGATAAAGGGTAGGATGAAAACAAAGTCTTTAGCAGAAAAACCAGGTGCTGCTGCTTCGAACATAGATCCATTGCCGACCATCGAGGTAGTGGAGAATGCTGACTCACCATTTAATGTTAAATCGGAAGG aaaagATGTCAAGAAGGAATGTGTACAGAAAAAACAGCCGCTGTCTTCTATTTTTGCTCAGATAAAAG GGAATTCCCCTTCTGCTGCAGCGGCGGACGAAACTGGGCCAACAAGG GGACGTGAAAACAGTGTATTTGCACCAATGGCAAAAG CACCGATGGCAGCTTCGGCCGCAATGGTTACAGGCctaaaaaaatggcaaataaGATCGAAAAGTTCGGATCTAACCAATACATTTTCCAAG CACCCGACTCACATGGCCGACATCCGAGAGAATTGGAAAGCAGAAAGAACCCGTCTGCCATTTCCGATAATGTTACAAATTCAACAAGAAGCGGAACCTATTTTACAGAACATTGTTCGCACTTACAAGTCTGCTCTAGGTTCGAAACACAAACTTACTCTACAGGCTGTAGCTAAATTAGAACAAATGAAACTTCAAATACACGGAGATGGTGTTTATACTTAA